The following coding sequences are from one Gemmatimonadota bacterium window:
- a CDS encoding SDR family NAD(P)-dependent oxidoreductase, translated as MSTQTALITGASRGLGLALARELAQQNWRLIINARGADALEHARKELAKWTEVTAIAGDVTDPQHRKALAHAAKEIGDLDAVINNAGILGPSPQPELLDYPLDILADVYRANTIAPLGVLQALQHTLKSGARVINITSDAAREPYPGWGGYGSSKAALEQLSNVLAAERPDWRIYWVDPGDMRTQMHREAFPFEDISDRPLPETSVPGFIELLNGNYPSGRYAARELLTTLAK; from the coding sequence ATGTCCACACAAACAGCTCTCATCACCGGCGCATCTCGCGGACTGGGTCTCGCTCTCGCGCGCGAACTCGCACAGCAAAACTGGCGACTGATCATCAACGCAAGAGGCGCAGACGCACTCGAACACGCGCGCAAAGAACTGGCCAAATGGACCGAAGTCACCGCCATCGCCGGAGACGTAACAGACCCCCAACACCGGAAAGCACTGGCGCACGCAGCAAAAGAAATAGGGGACCTCGACGCCGTAATCAACAACGCGGGCATATTGGGACCGAGTCCCCAGCCCGAACTGCTCGACTACCCCCTCGATATATTGGCAGACGTCTATCGCGCCAACACAATCGCGCCCCTGGGTGTGCTCCAGGCACTCCAACACACCTTAAAATCAGGCGCCCGCGTAATCAACATCACCAGCGACGCTGCTCGCGAGCCGTACCCCGGCTGGGGCGGATACGGCTCTTCGAAAGCCGCGCTTGAACAACTCTCAAACGTACTCGCAGCAGAACGCCCCGACTGGCGCATCTACTGGGTAGATCCCGGCGACATGCGAACGCAAATGCACCGAGAAGCATTCCCCTTTGAAGACATCAGTGACCGCCCCTTGCCGGAAACGAGTGTACCGGGATTCATCGAACTCCTGAACGGCAATTATCCCAGTGGACGCTATGCCGCACGCGAACTACTCACCACCCTCGCAAAATAG
- a CDS encoding alpha/beta hydrolase has product MSKFICFLFVVLVFQSVDAQQPQQPQQNRRQQRTVTVEQIMQQVPEGVTFIPDIAYREGNEAWKLDLAMPTERGETSRPALVFIHGGGWRGGDKRRGGFLRPTISYAAKGYVCVTVNYRMLDEAPITACVEDVKNAVRWLRAHAEEYNIDPERIGASGNSAGAHLAVMLGVCPPSAGLEGDGPYQEYSSMVQAVVASATPTDFLSAMSDRQRNQQRARPPRKNELRLESEEVRAKTSPVTYASANAPPILLVHAISDRTVGVYHSDKLVRALREAGAKNVSYILLGDESGHGAFQRNIAFTEPAREAFFNRVLKPGN; this is encoded by the coding sequence ATGTCCAAATTTATCTGTTTTCTGTTCGTTGTTTTGGTGTTTCAGTCTGTTGATGCGCAGCAACCACAACAGCCACAACAAAATCGACGTCAGCAACGCACAGTTACCGTGGAGCAAATTATGCAACAGGTACCCGAAGGTGTGACTTTTATTCCGGATATTGCGTACCGCGAGGGCAACGAGGCATGGAAACTTGATCTCGCTATGCCCACAGAGCGCGGTGAGACGTCCCGTCCAGCCCTTGTGTTTATTCACGGAGGGGGATGGAGAGGTGGGGATAAACGCCGGGGAGGTTTTCTTCGTCCTACTATCAGCTATGCAGCAAAGGGCTATGTTTGTGTTACGGTGAACTATCGGATGCTCGATGAGGCACCTATTACGGCGTGTGTTGAGGATGTGAAGAATGCGGTGCGCTGGTTGCGCGCCCATGCCGAGGAGTACAATATTGATCCGGAACGGATTGGCGCGAGTGGAAATTCCGCGGGGGCGCATCTGGCTGTTATGCTGGGTGTTTGTCCGCCTTCAGCCGGTCTGGAAGGGGATGGTCCCTATCAGGAGTATTCCAGTATGGTTCAGGCTGTTGTGGCGAGTGCTACGCCTACCGACTTTCTGTCTGCTATGAGTGACCGCCAGCGCAATCAGCAGCGAGCACGTCCGCCTCGCAAAAACGAGCTTAGACTGGAGTCTGAAGAGGTTCGCGCTAAGACTTCTCCTGTGACTTATGCTTCGGCCAATGCACCGCCTATTTTGCTCGTTCACGCAATATCTGATCGCACGGTTGGCGTCTATCATTCGGACAAGTTGGTCAGGGCACTGCGAGAAGCCGGTGCCAAGAATGTCAGTTATATTCTTCTGGGCGATGAGAGTGGACACGGTGCTTTTCAGCGCAATATCGCGTTTACCGAGCCTGCCCGTGAAGCTTTTTTTAATCGCGTGTTAAAGCCGGGAAATTGA
- a CDS encoding helix-turn-helix transcriptional regulator, with product MITKEQYGTSELERDFGCLTFGNALASYRTGEEKSQRAFADFLGISPQSLCDIEKERRIPSPSRAAKIARQLGEPESFWVQLALQDTLRKENLNLVVSID from the coding sequence ATGATTACTAAAGAACAATATGGAACTTCTGAACTGGAGAGAGACTTTGGGTGTCTCACATTTGGAAATGCCTTGGCCAGCTATCGAACAGGAGAAGAAAAAAGCCAGCGAGCGTTTGCTGATTTTTTGGGAATCTCCCCTCAAAGCCTTTGTGATATAGAAAAAGAAAGAAGAATCCCAAGCCCCAGCAGGGCAGCCAAAATTGCCAGACAACTCGGCGAGCCAGAAAGCTTCTGGGTGCAGCTTGCCTTGCAGGACACGCTAAGAAAAGAAAACTTGAACCTCGTTGTTTCTATTGATTGA
- a CDS encoding gamma-glutamyltransferase yields the protein MSGIDVGQIGWKAESKTGVVAAGGAGAVAAGIEILDRGGNAADAAAATIFALNVTDHGACSIGGEVPLLIFDAGTSEVKALSGQGRAPRSQEAIDWYMEHGIPGDGDMKMAPVPSVVDLCITTLKRYGTMSFEEIIAPVLALLDAGEDDWHPNLARTLRKLVEEEHLTSGSREEKLQAAADRFYGRNKYRNDIAEELEAFYVAKGGFLRREDLATHVTTIEDPVTVSYRGYTVCKCGPWTQGPYLCQALRLLEKFDVKAMGHLSADYVHVVTEAIKLAMADRDAYYADPDFSGVPLGGLLSDAYTDLRVPLIDMQAASLEARPGDPYLMQPVVDGGVFRPGTGGTTTCVVADCWGNVVAATPSANVHRPTIDGGSTGVTYGNRLRSLNTTAGHPNCIQPGKRPRITLTPTLVLKDGRPILGISVAGGDLQDQTTLNLLLDFVEFGIMPEEAVTAPRFATAHHNDSFDPNPIREQTFKQAGSLTLNDAIDRDVQDDLARRGHQVEAKASNIATPVMVYVDREEGRYYAAGDPKAGRHAAGVEDG from the coding sequence ATGTCGGGTATAGATGTGGGTCAAATTGGATGGAAGGCTGAGAGTAAGACGGGTGTTGTGGCTGCAGGTGGTGCAGGTGCTGTGGCTGCGGGGATTGAGATTCTGGATAGGGGTGGCAATGCGGCCGATGCAGCCGCTGCGACTATTTTTGCGCTGAATGTTACGGATCACGGTGCGTGTTCGATTGGCGGGGAGGTTCCGCTTCTTATTTTTGATGCTGGGACTTCGGAGGTGAAGGCTTTGAGCGGACAGGGGCGGGCACCGCGTTCTCAGGAGGCGATTGACTGGTATATGGAGCATGGTATTCCGGGGGATGGCGATATGAAGATGGCACCCGTGCCTTCGGTTGTGGATTTGTGTATTACGACGCTTAAGCGATACGGTACGATGTCGTTTGAAGAAATTATCGCTCCTGTGCTCGCTTTGCTCGATGCGGGGGAGGATGACTGGCATCCCAATCTTGCGAGGACGTTGCGAAAACTCGTTGAGGAGGAGCATCTTACGTCGGGGAGTCGGGAGGAGAAGTTGCAAGCTGCCGCGGATCGCTTTTACGGGCGGAATAAGTATCGCAATGATATTGCGGAGGAGCTTGAGGCTTTTTATGTCGCAAAGGGGGGGTTTTTGCGTCGGGAAGATCTGGCGACGCATGTTACGACGATTGAAGATCCGGTTACGGTTTCTTATCGGGGATATACGGTTTGCAAGTGCGGGCCGTGGACGCAGGGTCCGTATTTGTGTCAGGCACTGCGCTTGCTCGAGAAGTTCGATGTCAAGGCTATGGGCCATCTTTCGGCTGATTATGTTCACGTTGTTACCGAGGCGATCAAGCTGGCGATGGCGGATCGCGATGCGTATTATGCCGATCCCGATTTTTCAGGTGTGCCTCTGGGGGGATTGCTCTCTGATGCTTACACGGATTTGCGCGTGCCGCTTATCGATATGCAAGCGGCTTCTCTGGAGGCGCGTCCGGGGGATCCTTATCTGATGCAGCCAGTTGTGGATGGTGGTGTGTTCCGTCCGGGTACGGGGGGGACGACGACTTGTGTGGTGGCGGACTGCTGGGGCAATGTTGTCGCGGCGACACCGAGTGCCAATGTTCACCGGCCTACGATTGATGGGGGGAGTACGGGGGTTACTTATGGGAATCGCCTGCGGAGTCTCAATACGACGGCGGGTCATCCGAATTGTATCCAGCCGGGGAAGCGTCCGCGCATTACGCTGACGCCTACGCTGGTGTTGAAAGATGGGCGACCGATTCTGGGTATTAGTGTTGCGGGTGGCGATTTGCAGGATCAGACGACGTTGAATTTGTTGCTGGATTTTGTGGAGTTTGGGATTATGCCGGAGGAGGCTGTTACTGCGCCCCGTTTTGCGACGGCGCATCACAACGATTCTTTTGATCCCAATCCCATCCGCGAGCAGACGTTCAAACAGGCCGGGTCGCTGACGCTGAATGATGCGATAGATCGGGATGTGCAGGATGATCTCGCCAGACGAGGACATCAGGTCGAGGCGAAAGCATCTAATATTGCGACGCCTGTTATGGTTTATGTGGATCGAGAAGAGGGCAGGTATTACGCGGCAGGCGATCCCAAAGCGGGGCGTCACGCCGCGGGGGTGGAAGATGGGTGA
- a CDS encoding type II toxin-antitoxin system VapC family toxin: MKPKVYIETTVISYLTAQPSRDVVIAGHQQSTRDWWKNAADRFELVASQLVLTEASAGDPEAARARLAALNSLTLLDATEEALELAQQLVNAGVVPAKAAEDAAHIAIAVVNGIEYLVTWNYRHIANATIRSQIETVCRNAGFEPAIICTPDELMERDHDDE; this comes from the coding sequence ATGAAACCAAAGGTATATATCGAAACCACCGTTATTAGCTACTTGACAGCCCAACCTTCTCGCGATGTCGTAATTGCGGGACATCAACAGAGTACTCGAGATTGGTGGAAGAACGCAGCTGATCGGTTCGAACTCGTAGCTTCACAACTGGTCCTTACCGAAGCCAGTGCTGGCGATCCGGAAGCTGCTCGTGCCCGCCTCGCAGCACTCAACTCACTGACGCTTCTCGACGCCACAGAGGAAGCCCTTGAATTAGCACAACAATTGGTCAACGCTGGCGTTGTGCCTGCAAAGGCAGCAGAAGACGCCGCTCATATTGCCATTGCAGTTGTCAACGGTATCGAATATTTGGTAACTTGGAATTATCGGCATATCGCCAATGCGACGATCCGATCACAAATCGAAACTGTATGTCGGAATGCGGGATTTGAACCCGCGATCATCTGCACACCTGACGAACTCATGGAGCGTGATCATGACGACGAATGA
- a CDS encoding polysaccharide lyase 6 family protein — MKSLSELEERMAEAQPGDVIGLADGMYDGERCRLAARGTADQPIVIRAEGMGKAVIKAPLLLVGDYISLVGLHFVEKGSVEIRGRGCRISRCVMTDVQVGKWIRVRAESREVEIDRCRFENKTNNLEETRGCQLMQIYVRNQGERHLVHHNYFVDVPDGKESNGYETLQLITEGNPYDPEPGDCETVVEYNLFVRCSGEAEIISVKSNGNILRRNTFRDCRGALVLRHGDGNVVSENFFFGEGERRAGGVRLQGTDQVVVNNLFHSLNAFGVGMMDGASDDLYVRVERALIAFNTFVGCSPAMDVGLNHSRYPNGTVPKDCVVANNAFVRSDGTVRLVQDDEPVNWRWEGNVTDGDLGMPDRDGIKTGRVDVDYLPNGVVAPGESSGLIGNAEGHYPEITTDILGHSRGEQKTIGCVEFPTGTEDGGPLTAADVGPRW; from the coding sequence ATGAAGTCTTTGTCTGAACTTGAAGAGCGGATGGCTGAGGCGCAGCCGGGTGATGTGATTGGGCTGGCCGACGGCATGTATGATGGTGAGAGGTGCAGGCTCGCGGCAAGGGGGACCGCAGATCAGCCGATTGTTATTCGGGCGGAGGGTATGGGAAAGGCGGTTATAAAGGCGCCGTTGTTGCTGGTGGGAGATTATATCAGTCTTGTGGGGTTGCACTTTGTGGAAAAGGGGAGTGTGGAGATTCGGGGGCGGGGTTGTCGCATAAGTCGCTGTGTGATGACGGATGTGCAGGTTGGCAAGTGGATACGGGTGAGGGCAGAGAGTCGGGAAGTTGAGATTGATCGCTGCCGGTTTGAGAATAAGACCAATAATCTCGAGGAGACGCGCGGCTGCCAGTTGATGCAGATTTACGTTCGCAATCAGGGCGAGAGGCACCTTGTTCACCACAATTATTTTGTCGATGTTCCGGATGGTAAGGAGAGCAATGGGTACGAGACGCTTCAGCTTATTACGGAGGGGAATCCGTACGATCCAGAGCCGGGTGATTGTGAGACGGTTGTTGAGTACAATCTTTTTGTGCGTTGTAGTGGGGAGGCGGAGATTATTTCTGTGAAGTCCAATGGCAATATTCTCCGCAGGAATACGTTTCGCGATTGCCGGGGCGCGCTGGTGCTTCGGCATGGGGATGGCAATGTGGTGTCTGAGAATTTCTTTTTTGGCGAGGGCGAACGCCGGGCTGGCGGTGTGCGCTTGCAGGGGACGGATCAGGTTGTTGTGAATAATTTGTTCCATTCGCTCAATGCGTTTGGCGTGGGGATGATGGATGGGGCATCGGATGATCTCTATGTGCGGGTGGAGCGCGCGCTGATTGCGTTTAATACGTTTGTGGGGTGTAGTCCGGCGATGGATGTGGGGCTAAATCACAGCAGGTATCCCAATGGTACAGTGCCTAAAGATTGTGTGGTTGCGAATAATGCTTTTGTGAGATCCGATGGGACTGTGCGGCTGGTGCAGGACGATGAGCCAGTGAATTGGCGATGGGAGGGGAATGTGACAGATGGGGATTTGGGTATGCCCGATCGGGATGGGATAAAAACTGGGCGGGTCGATGTGGATTATCTGCCCAATGGGGTTGTTGCACCGGGAGAGTCCAGTGGTTTGATTGGCAATGCCGAGGGGCATTATCCAGAGATAACGACGGATATTTTGGGGCATTCACGGGGCGAACAAAAGACGATTGGTTGCGTTGAGTTCCCGACGGGAACGGAGGACGGCGGTCCCTTAACTGCGGCAGATGTGGGACCAAGGTGGTAG
- a CDS encoding phosphotransferase, with product MKLSEPITHAEQLTPALLTDRFSRNGFLKSGSVTSVEKTDSFGSSCAEWDRLSLTFSDDYVGDIPNAIVLKVYRKGWFGGGVVEWTFYDDLAPKTPDASVCPVFDCGFDHNEKNCHYLMPDLSVTHKDGPKEATEQLHKAVIEELLKYHIQWWNDPRLDEWPFMMQAGGPLRMAQAISEKDIRDSCASFEEALKPLARELGDDLDSAHIEIMERVIHGYPDIFLARVANGKNITMLHGDAHLWNLFYPKDPSKDQIILFDWETYKRGLGAYDLAYMLIHGTSEREALETPLMNFYYRKLIAGGIENYSRDQFEYDYRLSVLSCVFCPILWKRAFSVRNAMKAYKDWDCGALLR from the coding sequence ATGAAATTATCGGAACCCATCACCCATGCCGAACAACTGACGCCTGCGCTCCTAACGGATCGATTTAGTCGTAACGGATTCCTGAAATCGGGTTCGGTCACATCCGTAGAAAAAACGGACTCGTTCGGATCATCGTGCGCGGAATGGGACAGGCTCTCGCTGACATTCAGCGACGACTACGTGGGTGATATTCCAAATGCGATTGTGTTAAAGGTCTATCGAAAGGGATGGTTCGGAGGCGGAGTCGTCGAATGGACATTTTACGATGACCTCGCGCCCAAAACGCCGGACGCATCTGTCTGTCCCGTTTTCGACTGTGGATTCGATCACAATGAGAAAAACTGTCACTATCTCATGCCAGACCTGTCGGTGACACATAAAGATGGGCCAAAGGAGGCCACCGAACAACTTCACAAAGCCGTAATTGAAGAACTGCTCAAATATCACATTCAATGGTGGAATGATCCACGTCTGGACGAGTGGCCGTTCATGATGCAGGCCGGTGGTCCACTCCGCATGGCCCAGGCAATATCCGAAAAAGACATACGCGATAGCTGCGCCAGCTTTGAAGAAGCCCTGAAGCCACTGGCACGAGAACTGGGCGACGACCTCGATTCCGCTCACATCGAGATAATGGAACGCGTGATTCACGGATATCCCGATATATTCCTGGCGCGTGTCGCAAACGGGAAAAATATCACAATGCTACACGGCGACGCGCATCTGTGGAACCTGTTTTACCCGAAGGATCCATCAAAGGACCAGATCATTCTCTTCGATTGGGAAACCTACAAGCGAGGACTTGGTGCTTACGACCTCGCCTACATGCTGATCCACGGAACATCCGAACGAGAAGCACTCGAAACGCCCCTTATGAATTTCTATTATAGAAAGCTCATAGCTGGTGGCATCGAAAATTACAGCCGAGACCAATTCGAATACGATTATCGTCTATCTGTGCTATCGTGCGTCTTCTGCCCGATCTTATGGAAGCGTGCATTCTCGGTTCGGAATGCGATGAAAGCGTATAAGGATTGGGATTGTGGTGCGCTGCTCAGATAG
- a CDS encoding UPF0175 family protein, whose amino-acid sequence MLKITFECPDDILQILSETPEQFAEQGRMLIAVKLFELGRLSSGQAARFAGMEHVVFLDALKSYQVSPLNLTPEELAKDISNARNL is encoded by the coding sequence ATGTTAAAAATTACATTTGAATGTCCAGATGATATTCTGCAGATCCTCAGTGAAACGCCTGAACAATTCGCCGAACAAGGCCGCATGCTCATCGCCGTCAAACTGTTTGAACTCGGACGTTTGTCATCGGGTCAGGCGGCTCGGTTTGCGGGCATGGAGCACGTTGTATTTTTAGATGCCTTAAAATCCTACCAGGTATCTCCTCTCAATCTGACTCCAGAAGAATTGGCAAAGGATATTTCCAATGCTAGGAATCTGTAA
- a CDS encoding fused MFS/spermidine synthase has product MSKHPGKSFPITQHVTALICFFLSGFAGLVYEVVWIRQAALLFGSTTFAVSAVLAVFFLGLAIGAYLFGRIGQRTSRPLILFGYVEIGLGVLALISPYVFDFADFLYGIAYRLLSDAPFLRFTTRLLLVALVVLPPTVLMGGTLPLFCRQYSRDSGRIARAVGLLYGVNTLGAALGCAAAGFVFLPDLGLRGAIYIGVVCNILSGVVVRALSIAREDVFPDSGASRGVSGGLPRSRVVFVLFFAIGFVALGAEVLWVRYLGLLINNTVYTYTLTLGVVLVGLVLGSVLAAQFSDRTDRRAYYFGAFQVATGLIVLALLMLSPGAWRGLGSDLYIYFAVLLPPAVLSGAAFPLAIRLVIRNAAYTSGVAGNLIAVNTLGGILGSLLIGFVGIPFFGLEKSLFFITGANLAIGISAWFLLDQRYRVFKYAAALVAVLVYLGIPYFSQTRVPADFIGEGRDLVAFREGYGANMAVVRREDDLELEIDRWWQGGSKKNHQIMAAHVPMLLHPDPKRVVVVGAGTGQTVSRFLMYPIDYLACVDIEPALFPFIREYFETDWMGDSRVEIIAEDGRNFLRHTAASYDIISLELGEVSRPGVAFFYTVDFYARARERLRPGGFLVQFVPLRFLTEDQFRGVVRSFLTVFPQSVLWYNTSELLLIGAVDDVFNIAEGKLLGVDEAVQADLQYSHWGGVAYSLNQPHVFWGGYLMGAEGLASATVEADTYWDDRPILDYESVQNAESDELAFAELLYKYRDSIDVLMPGEVDARIAEVQNKNLREIAARVFVREASDLIPAREHRRIATLCAEAIRRLPEYVDAHRMFADAMMQLGRLQDAERHYARVLELDPTDARALNGRAVAFHRAGRLVEAVRSYEDAIRYHPDNALSQNGIAMALHRLGRFDEAIQHYKEAIRLHPDRPDTHADLGTALAQAGRLREAVPYLEKALALRPNFTRVQRVLEQIREELK; this is encoded by the coding sequence GTGAGTAAACATCCCGGAAAATCCTTCCCCATAACGCAGCATGTCACCGCGCTGATATGTTTTTTTTTGTCGGGTTTTGCCGGGCTGGTTTACGAAGTTGTCTGGATACGGCAGGCCGCGCTTTTGTTTGGGTCAACGACGTTTGCGGTGAGCGCGGTTTTGGCTGTTTTTTTTCTGGGTCTGGCCATTGGTGCGTATCTTTTCGGGCGCATTGGTCAACGGACTTCCCGACCGCTTATTCTTTTTGGATATGTCGAGATTGGTCTGGGTGTTCTGGCTCTGATCAGTCCCTATGTTTTTGATTTTGCAGATTTTCTCTATGGCATCGCGTATAGACTGTTGAGCGATGCTCCTTTCCTGCGGTTTACTACCCGTCTTCTTCTGGTTGCGCTCGTCGTCCTGCCGCCTACTGTTCTGATGGGCGGTACGCTTCCTCTTTTTTGTCGTCAGTATTCGCGCGATAGCGGTAGAATTGCACGCGCTGTTGGTCTTCTTTACGGTGTCAATACGCTTGGGGCCGCATTGGGTTGTGCGGCTGCGGGTTTTGTTTTTTTGCCGGATCTGGGTCTGCGCGGTGCGATTTATATTGGTGTGGTGTGCAATATTTTGAGTGGTGTTGTTGTTCGCGCGCTGTCCATTGCCCGGGAGGATGTGTTTCCCGATTCGGGAGCGTCCCGTGGTGTGAGTGGCGGACTTCCGCGGAGCAGGGTTGTATTTGTTCTGTTTTTTGCGATTGGTTTTGTGGCTCTGGGCGCAGAGGTGCTGTGGGTGCGGTATCTGGGGCTTCTGATCAATAATACGGTTTATACTTATACGCTGACGCTGGGCGTTGTGCTGGTTGGGCTGGTTCTGGGGAGTGTTCTCGCTGCTCAGTTTTCGGATAGGACGGATAGACGGGCGTATTATTTTGGCGCGTTTCAGGTTGCGACGGGTCTCATTGTGCTGGCTCTTTTGATGCTTTCGCCCGGGGCATGGCGAGGATTGGGCAGTGATTTGTATATTTACTTTGCGGTGCTTTTGCCCCCTGCTGTGTTGAGTGGTGCGGCTTTTCCGCTTGCGATTCGGCTGGTGATTCGCAATGCGGCATATACGTCCGGGGTGGCTGGGAATCTGATTGCGGTGAATACGCTTGGGGGTATTCTCGGGTCTCTTTTGATTGGTTTTGTGGGGATTCCCTTTTTTGGTCTTGAGAAGAGTTTGTTTTTTATTACGGGTGCGAATCTCGCCATTGGCATTTCTGCGTGGTTTTTGCTGGATCAAAGATATCGCGTGTTCAAATATGCGGCTGCGCTGGTTGCTGTTCTGGTTTATCTGGGGATTCCGTATTTTTCGCAGACGCGGGTGCCTGCGGATTTTATCGGTGAGGGACGGGATCTGGTGGCGTTTCGAGAGGGTTATGGCGCGAATATGGCGGTTGTGCGGCGGGAGGATGATCTGGAGCTTGAGATCGATCGCTGGTGGCAGGGTGGGAGTAAGAAGAATCATCAGATTATGGCGGCGCATGTGCCGATGCTTTTGCATCCGGATCCGAAACGGGTCGTTGTTGTGGGTGCTGGTACGGGGCAGACGGTTAGTCGTTTTTTGATGTATCCCATCGATTATCTGGCGTGTGTGGATATCGAGCCTGCGCTTTTTCCTTTTATTCGGGAATATTTTGAGACGGATTGGATGGGGGATTCGCGCGTGGAGATTATCGCTGAAGATGGGCGCAATTTTCTGCGTCATACTGCGGCGTCTTATGATATTATTTCGCTTGAGCTTGGCGAGGTGTCCCGTCCGGGTGTGGCGTTTTTTTATACGGTTGATTTCTATGCGCGTGCCCGAGAGCGCCTGAGGCCAGGTGGGTTTTTGGTGCAGTTTGTGCCGCTGCGCTTTCTGACGGAGGACCAGTTCCGCGGTGTTGTGCGCAGTTTTTTGACGGTTTTTCCGCAGAGTGTTTTGTGGTATAATACGTCTGAGCTTTTGCTTATTGGTGCGGTGGATGATGTTTTTAATATTGCTGAGGGGAAATTGTTGGGTGTGGATGAGGCGGTGCAGGCGGATCTTCAATATAGCCACTGGGGCGGGGTGGCGTATTCTCTCAATCAGCCGCACGTTTTTTGGGGTGGTTATTTGATGGGGGCGGAGGGTCTGGCTTCTGCGACGGTTGAGGCAGATACGTATTGGGATGACCGACCGATTCTGGACTATGAGTCGGTTCAGAATGCGGAGAGCGATGAGCTTGCGTTTGCGGAGTTGCTGTATAAATATCGGGATTCTATTGATGTGTTGATGCCGGGTGAGGTGGATGCGCGTATTGCAGAGGTTCAAAATAAAAATTTGAGGGAGATCGCTGCGCGCGTTTTTGTTCGCGAGGCGTCGGATTTGATTCCCGCGCGAGAACACAGACGTATTGCAACGCTTTGTGCCGAGGCGATTCGCCGGCTTCCCGAGTATGTGGATGCGCATCGCATGTTTGCGGATGCGATGATGCAACTGGGGCGTTTACAGGATGCGGAGAGACACTATGCGCGGGTTTTGGAACTCGATCCGACAGATGCACGCGCGCTGAATGGTCGCGCTGTGGCGTTTCACCGCGCGGGACGGCTTGTGGAGGCGGTTCGTTCCTATGAGGATGCGATTCGCTACCATCCGGACAATGCGCTGTCGCAAAATGGTATTGCTATGGCGCTTCACAGGCTGGGGCGCTTTGATGAAGCGATTCAACACTACAAGGAGGCGATTCGCTTGCATCCGGATAGGCCCGATACGCATGCCGACCTGGGTACGGCGCTGGCACAGGCGGGGAGGTTGCGAGAGGCTGTTCCCTATTTGGAGAAGGCGCTCGCTCTTCGGCCGAATTTTACACGGGTGCAGCGGGTTCTTGAGCAGATACGCGAAGAATTGAAGTGA